One stretch of Catellicoccus marimammalium M35/04/3 DNA includes these proteins:
- a CDS encoding dihydroorotate dehydrogenase — translation MNRLAVELPGLKMKNPIMPASGCFGMGKEFGELYDLNQLGALITKAITLEPRFGNPTPRVAETPQGMLNAIGLQNKGLDTVCAEELSYYESFDVPLLANIAGSTKEEYEIVAQILSKQSVVSALELNISCPNVKEGGITFGTDSDIVFDLVQSVKKVSTVPVYVKLSPNVTDIVEIAKAAEAGGADGLTLINTLLGMRMNLKTRKPLLANGTGGLSGPAVLPVALRCVYQVAHATSLPIIGIGGISTVDDVLEFLMAGASAVQIGTANFVDPYVCPIIIDQLETRMDELNISSLEQLTKEARS, via the coding sequence ATGAATCGATTAGCTGTGGAACTACCCGGATTAAAAATGAAAAATCCCATTATGCCAGCGAGTGGTTGTTTTGGCATGGGAAAAGAGTTTGGTGAACTTTATGATTTAAATCAATTAGGAGCATTGATTACCAAAGCAATTACGTTAGAACCTCGTTTTGGGAATCCTACCCCTCGAGTGGCAGAAACGCCACAAGGAATGCTCAATGCGATTGGCTTACAAAATAAAGGATTAGATACCGTTTGCGCTGAGGAATTATCTTATTATGAATCTTTTGATGTTCCTTTATTAGCCAATATCGCAGGCTCAACCAAAGAAGAATATGAAATAGTAGCTCAAATTCTTTCTAAACAATCCGTCGTTTCGGCATTAGAATTGAATATCTCTTGTCCAAACGTCAAAGAAGGAGGCATTACTTTTGGTACTGATTCTGACATCGTCTTTGATTTAGTTCAATCGGTGAAAAAAGTAAGCACTGTACCCGTCTATGTCAAACTTTCGCCAAATGTAACAGATATTGTAGAAATCGCTAAAGCCGCAGAAGCTGGTGGAGCGGATGGTCTTACGTTAATCAATACCCTTCTTGGAATGCGAATGAATTTAAAAACAAGAAAACCACTGCTCGCTAATGGGACAGGTGGACTTTCTGGTCCAGCAGTCCTTCCTGTTGCGTTGCGCTGTGTCTATCAAGTGGCACACGCAACTTCACTACCAATTATTGGCATCGGTGGCATTTCAACCGTCGATGATGTATTGGAGTTTTTAATGGCCGGTGCCAGTGCGGTACAAATTGGAACGGCAAACTTTGTCGACCCTTATGTCTGCCCAATAATTATTGATCAACTGGAAACTCGAATGGATGAATTAAATATCTCGTCTTTAGAACAATTAACAAAGGAGGCACGCTCATGA
- a CDS encoding dihydroorotate dehydrogenase electron transfer subunit, whose protein sequence is MSLQCLAKIIENQEIAKDIFQLILEGDFVEKIEQPGQFVHLLIPSQKTFLRRPFSLASYHQDKNQCTILYKILGTGTKELAQLKKGTSISLLGPLGNGFFVNPLYEKVLLIGGGIGIPPLYELGKEFQKKGTEVTFLLGYRNQEEVFYQEEFAKLGTVITYTEDGSFGHQGRIDAAFPTLEKDWNAVYSCGPTPMLKAVKENFSNQYPTYLSLEERMACGFGVCYGCVVAQTKKKTPLKVCQDGPVFLATEVEL, encoded by the coding sequence ATGAGCCTACAATGTCTTGCTAAAATCATCGAAAATCAAGAAATTGCCAAAGATATTTTTCAACTGATCCTTGAAGGCGACTTTGTAGAAAAGATTGAACAACCAGGACAATTTGTTCATCTTTTAATTCCTAGCCAAAAAACTTTTTTACGTCGTCCTTTTAGCTTAGCTTCTTACCATCAAGATAAAAATCAGTGCACGATTCTTTATAAAATATTAGGAACAGGAACAAAAGAATTAGCACAACTTAAAAAAGGAACTTCGATTTCTTTACTAGGACCTTTGGGAAATGGCTTTTTTGTTAATCCTTTATATGAAAAGGTATTACTTATTGGAGGGGGCATCGGAATTCCTCCTCTTTATGAACTAGGAAAAGAATTTCAAAAAAAAGGTACAGAAGTCACTTTTCTTTTAGGGTATCGCAATCAAGAAGAAGTCTTTTATCAAGAAGAATTCGCAAAACTAGGAACCGTGATTACTTATACCGAAGATGGTTCTTTTGGCCATCAAGGACGAATTGACGCTGCCTTTCCAACCTTGGAAAAAGATTGGAATGCCGTCTATAGTTGTGGTCCTACTCCAATGTTAAAGGCAGTCAAAGAAAATTTTTCTAACCAATATCCCACTTACCTTTCCCTAGAAGAACGCATGGCTTGTGGCTTTGGGGTTTGTTACGGATGTGTGGTGGCACAAACAAAGAAAAAAACTCCTTTAAAAGTATGTCAAGATGGACCGGTCTTTTTAGCAACGGAGGTGGAACTATGA
- a CDS encoding aspartate carbamoyltransferase catalytic subunit has product MVTKILRLKHFLSVERLSNQEIFTLIQRGIELKKGEQPMIPSSWFVSNLFFENSTRTHKSFEVAEERLNGTIIPFETSTSSVQKGESLYDTVLTLSALGIDICVIRHSEENYYYPLIESKTIQTSIINGGDGTGQHPSQCLLDLMTIYEEFHRFKDLTIAICGDLRHSRVARSNMMMLKRFGATLYFCGPKEWYDPQFDIYGSYADIDDVISKVDVCMLLRVQHERHTEEEEASFSKEDYHRQFGLTKERYQKLQPHAIVMHPAPVNRDAEIADELVEAPKSRIVEAMKNGVYVRMAILEAILAARDKEGEKVC; this is encoded by the coding sequence ATTGTGACTAAAATTTTACGTTTAAAACATTTTTTAAGTGTGGAACGCCTATCGAATCAAGAAATTTTCACACTTATCCAACGCGGAATTGAACTAAAAAAAGGAGAACAGCCGATGATTCCAAGTTCTTGGTTTGTTTCTAACCTCTTTTTTGAAAATAGTACGCGCACGCATAAAAGTTTTGAAGTGGCAGAAGAACGATTAAATGGAACAATTATTCCTTTTGAAACAAGCACCAGCTCTGTTCAAAAAGGAGAATCACTATATGATACCGTTCTAACTCTTTCTGCTTTGGGGATTGATATTTGTGTCATTCGTCATTCAGAGGAGAATTACTATTATCCATTGATTGAATCAAAAACGATTCAAACTTCGATTATCAATGGTGGAGATGGGACCGGACAACATCCTTCTCAATGCTTACTAGATTTGATGACAATTTATGAAGAATTTCATCGATTTAAAGACTTAACCATCGCGATTTGTGGAGATTTACGCCATAGTCGTGTGGCTCGTTCCAACATGATGATGTTAAAACGTTTTGGTGCCACCCTTTATTTCTGTGGGCCAAAAGAATGGTATGATCCTCAATTTGATATTTATGGATCTTATGCCGATATTGATGACGTAATTTCTAAAGTTGATGTTTGTATGTTACTACGTGTCCAACATGAACGTCATACGGAAGAAGAAGAAGCTTCTTTTTCTAAAGAAGATTATCATCGTCAATTCGGTTTAACTAAAGAACGTTATCAAAAATTACAACCTCATGCCATCGTAATGCACCCTGCTCCTGTCAATCGAGATGCAGAAATCGCCGATGAACTTGTCGAAGCACCCAAATCTCGTATTGTAGAAGCAATGAAAAATGGAGTTTATGTTCGCATGGCAATTTTAGAAGCGATTTTAGCGGCTCGTGATAAGGAAGGAGAAAAAGTATGTTAA
- the pyrF gene encoding orotidine-5'-phosphate decarboxylase, translating to MIPIIALDFPSKTEVETFLSPFQGQSLFVKVGMELFYKEGPSIVHYLQEQGHQIFLDLKLHDIPNTVERAMENLGQLGIQMTTLHAAGGTKMMAAAKRGLEKGAKKAGVRPPLLVAITELTSTSQEQMNEEEQVPGRLQDHVLHYASLVENVGLDGVVCSGWEAESIHAHCPKLCTVCPGIRFQPTNDDQVRVLTPTEAKEKGIEYIVVGRPITQAKDPQQAYQNILEA from the coding sequence ATGATTCCGATTATTGCTTTAGACTTTCCAAGTAAAACGGAAGTAGAAACTTTTTTATCTCCTTTCCAAGGACAATCGCTCTTTGTCAAAGTAGGAATGGAACTTTTCTATAAAGAAGGTCCATCTATTGTTCACTACTTACAAGAACAAGGACACCAAATTTTCTTAGATTTAAAATTACATGATATTCCCAACACGGTAGAACGTGCCATGGAAAATTTAGGACAACTGGGAATTCAAATGACTACCCTTCACGCTGCAGGAGGAACCAAAATGATGGCTGCAGCGAAAAGAGGCTTAGAAAAAGGAGCGAAAAAAGCAGGAGTTCGCCCTCCACTTTTAGTCGCCATTACCGAACTAACTTCCACTTCACAAGAACAAATGAATGAAGAAGAACAAGTCCCAGGGCGTTTACAAGACCATGTATTACACTACGCTTCTTTAGTAGAAAATGTAGGATTAGATGGAGTGGTTTGTTCTGGCTGGGAAGCAGAATCTATCCATGCTCACTGTCCAAAACTATGTACCGTGTGCCCAGGTATTCGTTTCCAACCAACTAATGATGACCAAGTACGTGTACTAACCCCAACCGAGGCAAAAGAAAAAGGTATTGAATACATCGTTGTTGGACGCCCTATCACACAAGCAAAAGATCCACAACAAGCATATCAAAACATTTTGGAGGCATAA
- a CDS encoding S8 family peptidase — translation MNKKGISMSCVALLSAQFLMSGAVGFAENKADKEPLKNNETDRVIVKLKKNSKVNVKELLTDVQQSTKKATKEDEVKETVVKKTSTGAQVVQTEKMTPKEQQAVVKELKKDKNVQYVEPDVFYKQDDPSDLEKFINRNDMVRQLQWHLDYTHIKEVWKEGYTGKGVTIGINDCGYIPHKDLAPNYLGGYDFIQNPQMSHDQDGRDADPTDNGDWHYNEYGQMVPSSWHGTHVAGIAAATGKGNNSVTGVAYKAKFTAGRSLGAGGGYLSDIADSFAWLGGMEVQGVPKNEHPAKVINASLGSQPYPGLAPVPQTYRYVFDELRRKGVTLVIAAGNDNVDANRTTPANVGNSIVVGSHDDRGAKSGFSNWGSAVDVYAPGSNIFSTCNNGQQSPGQQSDEFKSGTSMAAPVVTGIVALMLEKNPDLKPDEIERILKETAQKEYDPMSNTTMKIVNAKAAMDAVKAKDSKPEKPEPEKPVEPKPEKPVDPKPDYPGDVEAAMRKYYKTNGGKDTYGDYQYTQYFHDGTAKYFFTYGVIYRTKDKYFASLMKDELITEMFEQMGGEQTFGFPTSDIRKVGSRYIQTFEKGFRIIQQKDKVWLEKE, via the coding sequence ATGAACAAAAAAGGAATTAGTATGAGTTGTGTTGCTTTATTAAGTGCACAATTTTTAATGAGTGGTGCCGTAGGATTTGCAGAAAATAAGGCAGATAAAGAGCCTTTAAAAAATAATGAAACCGATCGCGTGATTGTTAAATTGAAGAAGAACTCTAAAGTCAATGTAAAAGAATTACTTACAGATGTTCAGCAATCAACAAAAAAAGCGACAAAAGAAGATGAAGTGAAAGAAACGGTAGTGAAAAAAACATCTACAGGAGCTCAAGTGGTACAAACAGAAAAAATGACGCCAAAAGAGCAACAAGCAGTCGTTAAAGAATTGAAGAAAGATAAAAATGTTCAATATGTAGAACCAGATGTCTTTTATAAACAAGATGATCCTTCTGATTTAGAGAAATTTATTAATCGTAATGACATGGTGCGTCAGTTACAATGGCATCTTGACTACACTCATATTAAAGAGGTGTGGAAAGAAGGATATACTGGGAAAGGAGTAACCATTGGTATCAATGACTGTGGATATATCCCACATAAAGATTTAGCACCTAACTATCTAGGAGGATATGATTTTATTCAAAATCCACAAATGTCTCACGACCAAGATGGACGTGATGCAGATCCAACAGATAATGGGGATTGGCATTATAACGAATATGGTCAAATGGTCCCTTCTAGTTGGCATGGCACACACGTAGCAGGAATTGCGGCAGCGACTGGAAAAGGGAATAATTCAGTCACAGGCGTAGCTTATAAAGCGAAATTCACAGCTGGACGTTCATTAGGAGCAGGAGGAGGATATTTATCAGATATCGCAGATTCTTTTGCTTGGCTTGGTGGTATGGAGGTGCAAGGAGTACCTAAAAATGAACATCCTGCAAAAGTTATTAATGCTTCTTTAGGTTCACAACCTTATCCTGGATTAGCTCCTGTTCCACAAACGTATCGCTATGTATTTGATGAATTACGCAGAAAAGGAGTTACATTAGTTATTGCGGCAGGAAATGATAATGTGGATGCAAATCGTACCACGCCAGCGAATGTCGGCAATAGTATAGTTGTAGGTTCACATGATGACCGTGGAGCAAAATCTGGTTTTTCTAATTGGGGAAGTGCTGTAGATGTTTATGCACCAGGTTCTAATATTTTCTCTACATGTAACAATGGTCAACAAAGTCCTGGTCAACAAAGTGACGAATTCAAGAGTGGGACTTCAATGGCAGCTCCAGTAGTCACTGGTATTGTTGCTTTAATGTTAGAGAAAAATCCTGATTTGAAACCAGATGAAATTGAACGTATTTTGAAAGAAACCGCTCAAAAAGAATATGATCCAATGAGTAATACGACAATGAAAATTGTTAATGCCAAAGCAGCCATGGATGCAGTAAAAGCAAAAGATTCAAAGCCAGAAAAACCAGAACCAGAAAAACCGGTAGAACCAAAACCAGAAAAACCGGTAGATCCAAAACCAGATTACCCTGGAGATGTAGAAGCCGCTATGCGTAAGTATTACAAAACCAATGGTGGAAAAGATACTTATGGCGATTACCAATATACCCAATATTTCCATGATGGTACTGCAAAATATTTCTTTACCTATGGCGTAATTTATAGAACAAAAGATAAATATTTTGCCAGTTTAATGAAAGATGAGTTAATCACAGAAATGTTCGAGCAAATGGGAGGAGAACAAACATTTGGGTTCCCAACTTCAGATATTCGCAAAGTAGGTTCACGCTATATTCAAACGTTTGAAAAAGGATTCCGTATTATCCAACAAAAAGACAAAGTTTGGTTAGAAAAAGAATAA
- a CDS encoding dihydroorotase, with the protein MLIQNGSLFQNGQWVQKDLRIEGEEILSVADQLTPMAEELVIDAKGKKVVPSFTDLHVHFRDPGFCDKEDIFTGSLAAAHGGFTRVCTMPNVKPVPDTPESFQKMQEHNALSAIEIDQYAPITKGLSSSSIVEMEQFLPSHPIAFTNDGVGVQDAYTMEQAMKQAHALNKTIVAHVEDESFLHHGSFHKGTEHTRLNDAGIPSISEYLQLLRDLALVAKTGCAYHMCHISTKESVALMRKAKAYGLPVTCEVTPHHLLLNDTDIPEVNSNYKMNPPLRSREDQAALWEGLLDGTIDCIATDHAPHTKEEKARSIENAPFGITGLELAFPLLYTYAVKENRLSLEQLLSFFLEKPAQVFDLPTFAIEEGKKANLTIIDLETPFEVTEDFFLSKGVNSPFIGQTLYGKIEYTLCKGEVVYEPTMSC; encoded by the coding sequence ATGTTAATTCAAAATGGAAGTTTATTTCAAAATGGACAATGGGTTCAAAAAGATTTACGAATCGAAGGAGAAGAAATTTTATCAGTTGCAGATCAACTAACACCAATGGCAGAAGAATTGGTGATTGATGCTAAAGGGAAAAAAGTTGTCCCAAGTTTTACAGATTTACACGTTCATTTCCGTGACCCAGGATTTTGTGATAAAGAAGATATTTTCACTGGCTCTTTAGCGGCTGCACATGGTGGATTCACTCGTGTTTGTACGATGCCAAATGTAAAACCTGTGCCAGATACACCAGAATCATTCCAAAAAATGCAAGAACATAATGCATTATCTGCGATTGAAATTGATCAATATGCCCCAATTACTAAAGGATTATCTTCCTCTTCTATTGTCGAAATGGAACAATTCTTACCAAGTCATCCGATTGCTTTTACCAATGATGGTGTAGGAGTGCAAGATGCATATACTATGGAACAAGCCATGAAACAAGCACATGCCTTAAATAAAACCATCGTAGCTCACGTCGAAGATGAATCCTTCTTACATCATGGAAGTTTCCACAAAGGAACCGAACACACTCGCCTCAACGATGCAGGAATTCCAAGTATTAGTGAATATTTACAACTCTTACGTGATTTAGCTTTAGTCGCAAAAACAGGTTGTGCCTATCACATGTGCCATATTTCTACTAAAGAAAGTGTGGCTTTGATGCGTAAAGCCAAAGCTTATGGCTTACCGGTAACCTGTGAAGTTACTCCTCATCATTTACTACTCAATGATACCGATATTCCAGAAGTTAATAGTAACTATAAAATGAATCCTCCTCTTCGCAGTCGAGAAGACCAAGCCGCGTTATGGGAAGGATTATTAGATGGAACGATCGATTGTATCGCAACCGACCATGCTCCACATACAAAAGAAGAAAAAGCTCGTTCCATTGAAAATGCTCCTTTTGGGATTACAGGATTAGAGTTAGCTTTCCCATTACTTTATACCTATGCTGTAAAAGAAAATCGTTTATCTTTAGAACAACTCCTTTCTTTCTTCCTAGAAAAACCTGCGCAAGTTTTTGATCTACCTACTTTTGCGATTGAAGAAGGAAAGAAAGCAAACTTAACGATTATTGATTTAGAAACTCCATTTGAAGTAACGGAAGACTTCTTCTTATCTAAAGGAGTGAATTCTCCATTTATCGGTCAAACGTTATATGGAAAAATCGAATATACGCTATGTAAAGGAGAAGTGGTCTATGAGCCTACAATGTCTTGCTAA
- a CDS encoding Ig-like domain-containing protein, whose translation MKKKWISLTLLFTLLFSFLLTPLNIYGKEIDITGNTAQDATVTTSSGENVTDKDDLDRYDNYEITYDWSIPNGTSIQNGDTATFTIPDNVQILTDTSFEVKTSDGKVIGTFTIKKGQRVGTLTFNSYLSQHPMTNIHGTLSIWGNGTVDQKYEQSEIHKAGWIDGNNQPTWDILYNPNSEHRTNVVITDTLFGPQQLDPNSIQVSLGTADAQGNFTGTVDPSIKPIIEGNKFTIKIPDLNQAVQIVYHSTPTTSGQVSVNNQVSGKSDQLKVMQVGASLTVGGSGTAGGVTPTPVPSESNSDTDSSDQGHSGGHHSDQFPVGGGSTTSTSEASGTSSTTSESVSGSSSFTPESSTTSTTSSASSSDKDTTKTSSTSTSSEEDATNSDSTSSTTDKKHLEIMGGGTSSNSYPNHKNKEANTISGDLPQTGTHSSQEWIFFGLVCVTLATIGWFTLEKKKQA comes from the coding sequence ATGAAAAAAAAATGGATTTCACTAACCCTTCTTTTTACTTTACTTTTTTCTTTTCTACTAACCCCATTAAATATTTATGGAAAAGAGATTGATATTACAGGTAATACTGCACAAGATGCTACAGTAACTACTTCTAGTGGTGAAAATGTTACAGATAAGGATGACTTAGATCGTTACGACAATTATGAAATTACTTATGATTGGTCCATCCCTAATGGAACGAGTATTCAAAATGGAGATACAGCGACTTTCACTATCCCTGATAACGTACAAATTTTGACAGACACTTCATTTGAAGTAAAAACTAGTGATGGTAAAGTAATTGGGACATTCACTATTAAAAAAGGACAACGTGTAGGAACATTAACATTTAATTCCTATCTATCTCAACACCCAATGACGAATATTCATGGGACTTTATCTATTTGGGGAAATGGTACGGTTGACCAAAAGTATGAACAGTCTGAAATACATAAAGCAGGTTGGATTGATGGAAATAACCAACCAACCTGGGATATTCTTTATAATCCCAATTCAGAACATCGCACAAATGTTGTAATTACCGATACATTATTTGGACCACAACAGCTAGATCCTAACTCAATTCAAGTCAGTTTAGGAACAGCAGACGCTCAAGGGAATTTCACAGGAACCGTTGATCCTTCTATCAAACCAATTATTGAAGGAAATAAATTCACCATTAAAATCCCTGACTTAAACCAAGCAGTACAAATTGTCTATCATTCTACACCGACGACTTCTGGTCAAGTAAGTGTAAATAATCAAGTTTCTGGAAAATCTGACCAATTAAAAGTGATGCAAGTAGGTGCTTCTTTAACCGTTGGGGGTTCAGGAACAGCAGGTGGAGTAACACCAACGCCTGTCCCATCAGAGTCAAATTCAGATACGGATTCTTCTGACCAAGGACATTCTGGTGGACATCATTCTGATCAATTTCCAGTAGGTGGAGGATCTACTACTTCTACATCCGAAGCAAGTGGTACTTCTTCCACTACTTCTGAATCTGTAAGTGGAAGCTCTTCTTTCACTCCAGAATCTAGTACTACTTCTACAACAAGTTCAGCATCCTCTTCAGACAAAGATACAACAAAAACTTCTTCTACAAGTACTTCTTCTGAAGAAGATGCAACGAATAGTGACTCAACAAGTAGTACAACCGATAAAAAACATCTTGAAATAATGGGTGGTGGAACTTCTTCTAATTCTTATCCTAACCATAAAAATAAAGAGGCCAATACCATTTCTGGTGATTTACCACAAACAGGAACTCACTCTTCTCAAGAATGGATTTTCTTTGGTCTTGTATGCGTAACACTAGCTACAATTGGTTGGTTCACTTTAGAAAAGAAAAAACAAGCATAA
- the alaS gene encoding alanine--tRNA ligase, whose translation MKSLTSAEVRQMFLDFFKTKGHSVEPSASLIPVDDPTLLWINSGVATLKKYFDGTVVPKNHRITNAQKSIRTNDIENVGKTARHHTMFEMLGNFSIGDYFKPEAIAWAWEFLTSPEWMDFDKEKLYVTVYPKDEEAKRYWLETGVAEDHIVPVEDNFWDIGAGPCGPDSEIFYDRGQEYNDLPEDHPESYPGGENERYLEIWNLVFSEFNHTPEHTYEPLPHKNIDTGMGLERMVSIIQDAPTNFETDLFLPIIHATEELADGVKYGEDEEQKVSFKVIADHIRAVSFAIGDGALPSNEGRGYVLRRLIRRAVMHGKKLGIHKPFLYTLVPVVGHIMESYYPEVLEKREFIEKVIRMEEERFYETMNDGLHILESKLEELKANNETILGGEVIFQLYDTYGFPVELTEEVAQDAGFAVDHEGFEREMEAQRTRARNARSNEQSMKTQSGLLTDFTEESVFTGYLEGKTTAKPILIVKDEEAVESMNAGTAKVIFNRTPFYAEMGGQIADIGVIEQADGLVIGQVIDVQKAPNGQPLHVIELEQPLTVGQEYVLRIDQKRRQLIANNHTATHLLHQALKDVLGEHANQAGSLVTEDYLRFDFTHFGQVTKEELAQMEAEVNEKIFAALPVETIETTLDKAKEMGAMALFGEKYGDEVRVVDIDEWSIELCGGTHVKNTSQLGIFKIVSESGIGAGVRRIEAVTSKKAYEMICAEERVLHEVATEVKAPNVLDAAQKVAHLNTQLKEAQKENERLNTKLANQQAGSIFEDVKEANGKSYIAAKVQASDMNQLRQLADQWKQKSVSDVLVLALVHEGKVNLLAAVSEDLIKEGYKAGDLIKEIAPCVGGGGGGRPQLAQAGGKNPAGLEEAFARVASWLEK comes from the coding sequence ATGAAATCATTAACAAGTGCGGAAGTCCGTCAGATGTTTTTAGACTTTTTCAAAACAAAAGGGCATAGCGTAGAGCCAAGTGCATCTTTAATCCCTGTAGATGATCCAACATTATTATGGATTAACTCTGGAGTAGCTACATTGAAAAAATATTTCGATGGAACAGTTGTACCAAAGAATCATCGTATTACAAATGCTCAAAAGAGTATCCGTACCAACGATATTGAAAATGTAGGGAAAACAGCTCGTCACCATACAATGTTTGAAATGTTAGGTAACTTTTCAATTGGTGATTATTTCAAACCAGAAGCGATTGCTTGGGCTTGGGAATTTTTAACAAGTCCAGAATGGATGGATTTTGATAAAGAAAAATTATATGTAACAGTTTATCCAAAAGATGAAGAAGCAAAACGTTATTGGTTAGAAACAGGAGTAGCAGAAGATCATATTGTTCCTGTAGAAGATAACTTCTGGGATATCGGTGCAGGTCCATGTGGGCCAGACTCAGAAATTTTCTATGACCGTGGACAAGAATACAATGATTTACCAGAAGATCATCCAGAAAGCTATCCTGGTGGTGAAAATGAACGTTACTTAGAAATTTGGAACTTAGTATTCTCTGAATTTAACCACACACCAGAACATACTTATGAACCATTGCCACATAAAAATATTGATACGGGCATGGGCTTAGAACGTATGGTATCTATTATTCAAGATGCACCAACAAACTTTGAAACTGATTTATTCTTACCAATTATTCATGCGACAGAAGAATTAGCAGATGGCGTAAAATACGGAGAAGATGAAGAACAAAAAGTATCTTTCAAAGTAATTGCCGACCATATTCGTGCAGTTTCTTTTGCGATTGGAGATGGCGCACTACCTTCTAATGAAGGTCGTGGTTATGTATTACGTCGCTTAATCCGTCGTGCAGTAATGCATGGTAAAAAATTAGGAATTCATAAACCTTTCTTATATACATTAGTTCCTGTGGTTGGACACATTATGGAAAGTTACTATCCAGAAGTATTAGAAAAACGTGAATTCATTGAAAAAGTAATCCGTATGGAAGAAGAACGCTTCTATGAAACAATGAATGATGGATTACATATCTTAGAATCTAAATTAGAAGAATTAAAAGCAAACAATGAAACAATCTTAGGTGGAGAAGTGATCTTCCAACTTTATGATACTTATGGTTTCCCAGTGGAATTAACAGAAGAAGTAGCTCAAGATGCTGGTTTTGCAGTTGACCATGAAGGATTTGAACGTGAAATGGAAGCTCAACGTACTCGTGCGCGTAATGCTCGTAGTAACGAACAATCTATGAAAACTCAATCTGGATTATTAACTGACTTTACCGAAGAATCAGTCTTCACAGGTTACTTAGAAGGAAAAACAACAGCAAAACCAATCTTAATTGTTAAAGATGAAGAAGCTGTAGAATCTATGAATGCAGGAACTGCAAAAGTAATCTTTAACCGTACACCATTCTACGCTGAAATGGGTGGACAAATTGCAGATATCGGTGTGATTGAACAAGCAGATGGTTTAGTTATCGGACAAGTGATTGATGTACAAAAAGCACCAAATGGACAACCATTACATGTCATTGAATTAGAACAACCATTAACAGTAGGTCAAGAATACGTATTACGTATTGATCAAAAACGTCGTCAATTAATTGCAAATAACCACACAGCGACTCACTTATTACACCAAGCATTGAAAGATGTTTTAGGAGAACATGCCAACCAAGCAGGTTCATTAGTAACAGAAGATTATTTACGTTTTGACTTCACACACTTTGGTCAAGTGACAAAAGAAGAATTAGCGCAAATGGAAGCAGAAGTAAATGAAAAAATCTTTGCGGCTTTACCAGTAGAAACCATTGAAACAACATTAGACAAAGCAAAAGAAATGGGCGCAATGGCTTTATTTGGTGAAAAATATGGCGATGAAGTTCGTGTTGTAGACATTGACGAATGGAGTATTGAATTATGTGGGGGGACTCACGTGAAAAATACAAGTCAATTAGGAATTTTCAAAATTGTTTCTGAATCAGGAATTGGAGCTGGCGTTCGTCGTATCGAAGCGGTTACAAGTAAAAAAGCTTATGAAATGATCTGCGCAGAAGAACGTGTCTTACACGAAGTAGCTACTGAAGTGAAAGCACCAAACGTTTTAGATGCTGCTCAAAAAGTAGCTCATTTAAATACTCAATTGAAAGAAGCACAAAAAGAAAATGAACGCTTAAATACAAAATTAGCGAATCAACAAGCAGGGTCTATCTTTGAAGATGTGAAAGAAGCAAATGGTAAATCTTACATTGCTGCGAAAGTTCAAGCTTCAGATATGAATCAATTACGTCAACTAGCAGACCAATGGAAACAAAAATCTGTTTCTGATGTCTTAGTATTAGCATTAGTTCATGAAGGTAAAGTAAACTTACTAGCAGCTGTTTCTGAAGACTTAATCAAAGAAGGTTATAAAGCTGGAGACTTAATTAAAGAAATCGCACCATGTGTTGGTGGTGGCGGTGGTGGTCGTCCACAATTAGCACAAGCCGGTGGTAAAAATCCAGCAGGATTAGAAGAAGCGTTTGCTCGTGTTGCGTCTTGGTTAGAAAAGTAG